Proteins encoded together in one Staphylococcus aureus window:
- a CDS encoding TIGR01212 family radical SAM protein (This family includes YhcC from E. coli K-12, an uncharacterized radical SAM protein.), which translates to MGNHFQYAFENKRYHTWNYHLKNKFGQKIFKVALDGGFDCPNRDGTVAHGGCTFCSAAGSGDFAGNRADSIAVQFKEIKEKMHEKWHEGKYIAYFQAFTNTHAPVEVLKEKFEPVLKEPGVVGLSIGTRPDCLPDDVVEYLADLNQRTYLWVELGLQTIHQSTSDLINRAHDMKTYYDGVAKLRKHNINVCTHIINGLPGEDYDMMMATAKEVAQMDVQGIKIHLLHLLKGTPMVKQYDKGLLTFMTQEEYTNLVVDQLEVIPPEMIVHRITGDGPIDIMVGPMWSVNKWEVLNGIDAELARRNSYQGLRYKSKVKQ; encoded by the coding sequence ATGGGCAATCATTTCCAATACGCTTTTGAAAACAAACGTTATCACACATGGAATTACCATTTAAAAAATAAATTTGGACAAAAAATATTTAAAGTTGCATTGGATGGCGGGTTTGACTGTCCTAACCGCGATGGCACTGTAGCACATGGTGGATGTACATTTTGTTCTGCTGCAGGTAGCGGAGACTTTGCAGGTAATCGTGCAGATTCAATCGCAGTACAATTTAAAGAAATTAAAGAAAAGATGCATGAGAAATGGCACGAAGGAAAATATATTGCTTATTTTCAGGCATTTACAAATACACATGCACCGGTTGAAGTATTAAAAGAAAAATTCGAACCTGTACTTAAAGAACCGGGTGTTGTGGGATTATCTATTGGTACGCGTCCTGACTGTCTACCAGACGATGTTGTCGAATATTTAGCAGATTTGAATCAACGAACATACTTATGGGTTGAATTAGGACTACAAACAATCCATCAGTCAACATCTGATTTAATCAATCGTGCCCATGATATGAAAACTTATTATGATGGTGTGGCAAAATTACGTAAGCATAATATCAATGTATGTACACACATCATTAATGGCTTACCTGGCGAAGACTATGACATGATGATGGCTACTGCCAAAGAAGTTGCACAAATGGATGTACAAGGTATTAAAATTCATTTACTTCATTTGTTAAAAGGTACACCGATGGTAAAACAATACGATAAAGGTTTATTAACTTTTATGACTCAAGAAGAGTACACAAACCTAGTTGTGGACCAATTAGAAGTGATTCCCCCTGAAATGATCGTTCACCGAATTACCGGTGATGGTCCAATAGATATCATGGTAGGTCCAATGTGGAGTGTTAATAAATGGGAAGTATTAAATGGCATCGATGCTGAATTAGCACGTAGAAATTCTTATCAAGGCTTGCGTTACAAGTCTAAGGTGAAGCAATGA
- a CDS encoding alpha/beta fold hydrolase translates to MWKWEAENDAKGVVVIAHNILEHTGRYAYVITMLRRNGYHVIMGDLPGQGQTSRANKGQIENFQTYHESLLDWLKIANEYKIPTYVLGVGLGGLILLNLLEKVELPIEGMMLISPMLELQKNGKNRKDKLVSNIGKISKDTRFNVGVEPKDLTRNLEIVEETVNDGLMLKKATYHWYNTINETMKDTMAHIHDIQPMPTLLMYGTKDLIVDTRAIDEFKEKYQTPELYFKAWQGFYHEVHNEPERDEVMRYILTFLNNSVNTMGFIVEDDEIVEI, encoded by the coding sequence ATGTGGAAGTGGGAAGCTGAAAATGATGCGAAAGGCGTCGTTGTTATTGCTCATAATATATTAGAACATACGGGAAGATATGCATATGTTATTACGATGTTAAGAAGAAATGGCTATCATGTGATTATGGGAGATTTGCCTGGTCAAGGTCAAACTTCAAGAGCTAATAAAGGACAAATTGAAAACTTTCAAACGTATCACGAAAGTTTGCTAGACTGGTTAAAGATAGCTAATGAATATAAAATTCCTACTTATGTATTAGGGGTAGGACTTGGCGGTTTGATTTTATTAAATTTACTTGAAAAAGTAGAATTGCCAATCGAGGGGATGATGTTAATTTCTCCTATGCTAGAACTTCAAAAGAATGGAAAAAATCGTAAAGATAAACTTGTTTCAAATATAGGTAAAATTTCAAAAGACACACGTTTTAATGTTGGTGTAGAACCAAAAGATTTAACACGTAATTTAGAAATTGTTGAAGAAACAGTTAACGATGGTTTAATGTTAAAAAAAGCAACGTATCATTGGTATAATACAATTAATGAGACGATGAAAGATACGATGGCTCATATTCATGACATTCAACCAATGCCAACGCTATTAATGTATGGAACGAAGGATTTAATTGTTGATACTAGGGCAATTGATGAGTTTAAAGAAAAATATCAAACACCTGAATTATATTTTAAAGCTTGGCAAGGTTTTTACCACGAGGTTCACAATGAGCCAGAACGTGATGAAGTAATGCGTTATATTCTGACTTTCTTAAATAACAGCGTCAATACAATGGGCTTTATTGTTGAAGATGACGAAATTGTAGAAATTTAA
- a CDS encoding MFS transporter, protein MNIPKSVWWLVIGMALNITGSSFLWPLNTIYMKQELGKSLTVAGLVLMINSFGMVIGNLLGGSLFDKLGGYKTILIGTFTCLCSTTLLNFFHGWPWYAVWLVMLGFGGGMIIPAIYAMAGAVWPNGGRQTFNAIYLAQNIGVAVGAAMGGFVAEFSFNYIFLANLIMYVVFALVAVTQFNIEINAKVKYPTHLDITGKKNKARFISLVLICAMFAICWVAYIQWESTIASFTQSINISMAQYSVLWTINGIMILVAQPLIKPILYLLKGNLKKQMFVGIIIFMLSFFVTSFAENFTIFVVGMIILTFGEMFVWPAVPTIANQLAPDGKQGQYQGFVNSAATVGKAFGPFLGGVLVDAFNMRMMFIGMMLLLVFALILLMVFKENNTQPKKIDA, encoded by the coding sequence ATGAATATACCTAAATCAGTCTGGTGGCTAGTAATTGGCATGGCGTTAAATATTACTGGTTCCAGTTTTTTGTGGCCTTTAAATACAATTTATATGAAACAAGAACTTGGAAAAAGTTTAACTGTTGCTGGTTTAGTGCTAATGATAAATTCATTTGGCATGGTTATTGGAAACTTATTAGGTGGTTCACTATTTGATAAATTAGGTGGATACAAGACGATTTTAATTGGAACTTTCACTTGTCTTTGTAGTACAACGCTACTTAATTTCTTTCACGGGTGGCCTTGGTATGCTGTATGGCTTGTAATGTTAGGGTTTGGTGGCGGAATGATTATTCCTGCGATATACGCTATGGCTGGAGCAGTGTGGCCAAATGGCGGAAGACAAACGTTTAATGCGATATACTTAGCGCAAAATATTGGTGTGGCTGTCGGTGCTGCAATGGGCGGCTTTGTCGCAGAATTTAGCTTTAACTATATCTTTTTAGCCAATCTTATTATGTATGTTGTGTTTGCGCTTGTCGCGGTAACGCAATTTAATATTGAAATTAATGCGAAAGTTAAATATCCAACTCATTTAGATATTACTGGTAAAAAGAATAAAGCAAGATTTATTTCATTAGTACTAATTTGTGCAATGTTTGCAATTTGTTGGGTTGCATATATTCAATGGGAGTCTACAATCGCTTCATTTACACAATCTATTAATATTTCAATGGCACAATATAGTGTTTTATGGACAATTAACGGAATAATGATTTTAGTAGCACAACCATTAATTAAACCGATTCTCTATCTGTTAAAAGGAAACTTAAAGAAGCAAATGTTTGTCGGCATCATCATTTTTATGTTGTCGTTCTTTGTCACGAGTTTTGCCGAAAACTTTACAATATTTGTTGTCGGTATGATTATTTTAACTTTTGGAGAAATGTTTGTATGGCCAGCAGTTCCAACTATAGCCAATCAGTTAGCGCCAGATGGTAAGCAAGGACAGTACCAAGGTTTTGTGAATTCAGCTGCTACAGTAGGAAAAGCATTTGGTCCATTTCTTGGTGGTGTATTAGTTGATGCGTTTAATATGCGCATGATGTTTATCGGTATGATGCTACTACTTGTATTTGCATTAATATTATTAATGGTTTTCAAGGAGAATAATACGCAACCTAAAAAAATAGATGCATAA
- the ribE gene encoding 6,7-dimethyl-8-ribityllumazine synthase, which yields MNFEGKLIGKDLKVAIVVSRFNDFITGRLLEGAKDTLIRHDVNEDNIDVAFVPGAFEIPLVAKKLASSGNYDAVITLGCVIRGATSHYDYVCNEVAKGVSKVNDQTNVPVIFGILTTESIEQAVERAGTKAGNKGAEAAVSAIEMANLLKSIKA from the coding sequence ATGAATTTTGAAGGTAAATTAATTGGAAAAGATTTGAAAGTTGCAATCGTAGTTAGTCGATTTAATGATTTTATCACTGGAAGATTACTTGAAGGTGCAAAAGATACTTTGATTCGACATGATGTTAATGAAGACAATATTGATGTAGCATTTGTGCCAGGTGCGTTTGAAATTCCTTTAGTAGCTAAAAAATTAGCCTCATCAGGAAATTATGATGCAGTAATTACATTAGGATGCGTAATTCGCGGTGCTACGTCTCATTATGATTATGTTTGTAATGAAGTCGCGAAAGGTGTTTCTAAAGTGAATGATCAAACTAATGTACCAGTCATATTTGGTATTTTAACGACTGAAAGTATTGAACAAGCTGTGGAAAGAGCAGGTACGAAAGCTGGCAATAAAGGTGCTGAAGCAGCAGTAAGTGCAATTGAAATGGCTAATTTATTAAAATCTATAAAAGCATAG
- a CDS encoding class I SAM-dependent methyltransferase, whose protein sequence is MKLERILPFSKTLIKQHITPESIVVDATCGNGNDTLFLAEQVPEGHVYGFDIQDLALENTRDKVKDFNHVSLIKDGHENIEHHINDAHKGHIDAAIFNLGYLPKGDKSIVTKPDTTIQAINSLLSLMSIEGIIVLVIYHGHSEGQIEKHALLDYLSTLDQKHAQVLQYQFLNQRNHAPFICAIEKIS, encoded by the coding sequence ATGAAATTAGAACGTATACTCCCTTTTTCAAAAACACTTATTAAACAACATATAACACCAGAAAGTATTGTTGTAGACGCAACTTGCGGTAACGGCAATGACACTTTATTTTTAGCCGAACAAGTACCAGAAGGACATGTTTATGGTTTCGACATTCAAGATTTAGCTTTGGAAAATACACGTGATAAAGTTAAGGATTTCAATCATGTTTCTTTAATAAAAGATGGACATGAAAATATTGAACATCATATAAATGATGCACATAAAGGTCATATTGATGCAGCCATCTTTAACCTAGGTTATTTGCCTAAAGGTGATAAATCTATCGTGACAAAGCCTGACACGACAATCCAAGCTATTAATTCATTGCTATCATTAATGTCAATTGAAGGTATTATTGTACTTGTTATATATCATGGTCATAGCGAAGGACAAATTGAGAAGCATGCATTGCTTGATTACTTGAGTACTTTGGATCAAAAGCATGCGCAAGTTTTGCAATATCAATTTTTAAACCAACGTAATCATGCTCCATTCATTTGTGCCATAGAAAAAATTTCTTAA
- a CDS encoding proline dehydrogenase family protein: MALLKNFFIGLSNNSFLNNAAKKVGPRLGANKVVAGNTIPELINTIEYLNDKNIAVTVDNLGEFVGTVEESNHAKEQILTIMDALHQHGVKAHMSVKLSQLGAEFDLELAYQNLREILLKANTYNNMHINIDTEKYASLQQIVQVLDRLKGEFRNVGTVIQAYLYDSHELVDKYQDLRLRLVKGAYKENESIAFQSKEDVDANYIKIIEQRLLNARNFTSIATHDHRIINHVKQFMKENHIEKDRMEFQMLYGFRSELAEEIANEGYNFTIYVPYGDDWFAYFMRRLAERPQNLSLAVKEFVKPAGLKRVGIIAALGATVMLGLSTIKKLCRK; the protein is encoded by the coding sequence ATGGCACTATTAAAGAATTTTTTTATCGGATTATCTAATAATAGTTTTTTAAACAACGCAGCAAAAAAAGTGGGCCCACGTTTGGGCGCCAATAAAGTCGTTGCCGGAAATACAATTCCAGAGTTAATTAATACAATCGAATACTTAAATGACAAGAATATCGCTGTTACGGTAGACAATTTAGGGGAATTTGTCGGTACAGTTGAAGAAAGTAATCATGCTAAAGAACAAATTTTAACAATTATGGACGCGCTTCATCAACATGGCGTAAAGGCACATATGTCTGTTAAATTGAGTCAGTTAGGTGCAGAATTCGACTTAGAATTAGCTTACCAAAATTTAAGAGAGATTTTACTTAAAGCAAATACTTACAACAATATGCATATAAATATTGATACTGAAAAATATGCTAGCCTGCAACAAATTGTTCAAGTTTTAGATCGCTTAAAAGGCGAATTTAGAAATGTTGGTACTGTAATTCAAGCATATTTATACGATAGCCACGAATTAGTTGATAAGTACCAAGATTTACGATTACGTTTGGTTAAAGGTGCATATAAAGAAAACGAATCAATTGCATTTCAATCTAAGGAAGACGTAGATGCAAATTACATCAAAATAATTGAACAACGTTTGTTAAACGCACGCAATTTCACTTCAATTGCAACACATGACCATCGCATCATTAATCATGTAAAACAATTTATGAAAGAAAATCACATTGAAAAAGATCGTATGGAATTCCAAATGCTCTATGGTTTTAGATCAGAGTTAGCAGAAGAAATCGCAAATGAAGGCTATAATTTCACTATTTATGTACCTTATGGCGATGATTGGTTTGCGTATTTTATGAGAAGATTAGCAGAACGCCCACAAAACCTATCTCTTGCTGTAAAAGAATTTGTGAAACCTGCTGGCTTAAAACGTGTTGGCATAATTGCAGCTTTAGGAGCTACAGTTATGTTAGGTTTAAGTACAATTAAAAAATTATGCCGTAAATAG
- a CDS encoding transcriptional regulator, SarA/Rot family translates to MKKVNNDTVFGILQLETLLGDINSIFSEIESEYKMSREEILILLTLWQKGSMTLKEMDRFVEVKPYKRTRTYNNLVELEWIYKERPVDDERTVIIHFNEKLQQEKVELLNFISDAIASRATAMQNSLNAIIAV, encoded by the coding sequence ATGAAAAAAGTAAATAACGACACTGTATTTGGAATTTTGCAATTAGAAACACTTTTGGGTGACATTAACTCAATTTTCAGCGAGATTGAAAGCGAATACAAAATGTCTAGAGAAGAAATTTTAATTTTACTAACTTTATGGCAAAAAGGTTCTATGACGCTTAAAGAAATGGACAGATTTGTTGAAGTTAAACCGTATAAGCGTACGAGAACGTATAATAATTTAGTTGAATTAGAATGGATTTACAAAGAGCGTCCTGTTGACGATGAAAGAACAGTTATTATTCATTTCAATGAAAAGTTACAACAAGAGAAAGTAGAGTTGTTGAATTTCATCAGTGATGCGATTGCAAGTAGAGCAACAGCAATGCAAAATAGTTTAAACGCAATTATTGCTGTGTAA